The Megachile rotundata isolate GNS110a chromosome 3, iyMegRotu1, whole genome shotgun sequence genome includes a window with the following:
- the fry gene encoding microtubule binding protein furry isoform X1 translates to MLPKDKAYIDNMTEGGETQPTPGNEAQPEASEPRALHGEGLYETTAESSSQSVPEPNQDLLTVHGATQGESSDAVSIHTASTSVSGNESSSSRVSAITVVLPWGAQKETVKPQQLGDMDLRPGEFVMRTLFAEFTSQAEKKMEAVMTEHEKPLSKVLQRGEDLQFDQLLSAFGSVAEHCLPSILRALFNWYERQLVDQGSDQKKPAPGKEDQKGKSIMYTIVSGSVETVERSEADLLQERRDLAVEFIFCLMLIEVLRQLPFHPGHEDLVTYIENIAFKHFKYREGIQNEPNAANIHIIADLYAEVIGVLAQSRFMSVRKRFMIELKELRAKEPGPHTTQSIISLLMGMKFFRVKMVPIEEFEASFQFMQECAQYFLEVKDKDVKHALAGLFVEILVPVAAAVKNEVNVPCLKNFVEMLYSTTLDMCTKSKHRLALFPLVTCLLCVSQKTFFLQNWHYFLAMCLSHLKNRDPKMCRVALEALYRLLWVYMIRIKCESNSATQSRLQSIVNSLFPKGSKAVVPRDTPLNIFVKIIQFIAQERLDFAMREIVFDLLSVGRPVKIILTPERMSIGLRAFLVVADSLQQKEGEPPMPRTMGVLPSGNTMRVKKTFLNKMLTEDTARSIGMSSYFPHVRRVFVDILRALDVHYGRPLMMTSTQNMNKEPDEMITGERKPRIDLFRTCVAAVPRLIPDGMTGAELVDLLSRLTVHMDEELRGLAYQSLQTLVLDFPDWRQDVVLGFTQFLARDVQDTFPQLVDNGLRMLLQLLTSWKNSLTSPSIRSKEQSDNTRTITRTDGNIKKSESGQKIEPISSVFHLVEGFALVMLCNCRLYPRRIAVHILREVKHLLKALGGMEDDQSVIDVIDACCPVVLEKCYHMLPPAEKAAAASTSNVDLQWIAERSSCVWTAGLHEDTSTKSSSSLNLNGADPWGSCLFAFLEKDRVLTLCPTAIAHSWPIVFTRINSLFSVIDPTPVNDNRASLLRSSTAVRKPVNERDMYMHVWKNYLTFGYRVVPPVPSPVVRCASPDLSLSGQHTVEFGVLCMSKELSQSLENLGGAQTLPGRFSVPSISGIYTRHKRTSSSPDSLSAERGDNKSPGTNASPAALYKLTVPLLRCEVVDVRDAAVQAIGKVNADALKDLMEELVPYIREAVDRKQENMRRRRRRDALRLQLVRVLELIAEYGTFGICPAVLDRETQSLHPTFVEYIDGARLYLENETDKEAPAVRDIKLHFCNFIRKMIKSFSLETCHTLLKRDLRRNLFMLFASWAGPYGRPLATTSSLHEEEKSCTELQLSALQAMSGLLCCGPCFNPQSLSEEGAILYQWLDLLLASKDEKIYALARETVVLLLECNPDIGTLLDWVVDRCYTGAPQVADGCFLALATIFSAREYPCDHYTSIINVTLMSTGCPRAPVHDAALQLLQLLDQRFFGNVGPLPAAEPETSQDDPVGGSSTTATSAAGQQSNPIGGMSSSGTIRGGTLDVLLSTTYCRNQMYLSRQLAQLHPELTMPMFSEITHRFQTARREVRQLLLQYLLPWLHNMELVDPNVPPPSNPLSYYQYYASDMSRGGARREGWGSAEATEMVLNNLFYITAKFSDEHPKETEELWATLCGCWPNNLKVIIRYLIIVSGMAPQELLPYAKRVVLYLARARPDRLVDEMMTELQTVETLNCLIERTETPPFYRLTSMRKASSHSDAPAADPANPPRDLGVEKGTIHTKRHSGEDPVKTGSKSDTALRALAGFQTPRAEKTRTASGPPVLPDDLSTPTTEAELTTDESCYGGRNGPVGVNGKMSCSGEKFDIPQPHPLPMPEYGGYFAPLTEYLPDSSQPISGFHRCNIAVMLLTDVVVDGIQLDWAIHVPLMLHIVFLGLDHSRPLVRDHCRCLLLNLLVVLGDHRDHLGVARVLLASKTEQLGLGLSTPALPILEHNFTEVDPEFDSYLYGPPPAPPPTTPPPSSSPPPPSSSPPPPPPPPPPPPPPPPPPESSIFNTAPPPPPPPPPPPPLPSSNSGTPTHSPVPNATSTPPISMNHVNQSVMDSNKDYSNSHAYESATCNNWPQTTGSSTTVPPVIVTPEDANNWVGPQPGPNMPIQDVIKSLINFLASRINQPLWNYEDMTAKVWWVRSAEQLTVLLRHVLRVFRDSLPHALVSQRWAQTALQLGLSCSSRHYAGRSLQVFRALRVPITSRMLSDILSRLVETVAEQGEDMQGYVTELLLTLEAAVDSLESDFRPLDFMKEIFKSTPNLNNKDPAAGGLVGGKRSPGGGNGYPAGPHMFSHLNQGGHTRSTSYSVSYCMKKSSGGNSAASEIKELDTRCNKYPNSNLSRSRSAQSLKLLGDSATQDDKMTILAQLFWLSVSLLESDYEHEFLLALRLLSRVLHRLPLDRPDARDKVEKLQQQLRWNSFPGVHALLLKGCTSPNTYEQVVTLLSQFTPLLDLPVVDPTQSLAFPMNVVSLLPYMLLNYEDANELCIRSAENIAQVSAEKGKKLENLGTVMTLYSRRTFSKESFQWTKCVVKYLYDTYAHLSFNMLAFLVEVLEKGPGSVALPVLSIIHCMLHYVDLASQAAQPINTELLRVISKYVEGPHWKEALKILKLVVTRSSTLVAPPTSVHGSSWESSIASPHPSFTDTEIFTKKELPGRTMDFTFDLSQTPVIGRRWLIRQGVEEKSLASPRCSLSLSPADSNAVSGWKRPWMSQGRVRECLVNLLTTCGQRVGLPKSPSDEHISSMTLYSKVIFSQSSDLMERQSSMASSTEEVSGANNDLSGGSRRDDEQFGVFKDFDFLEYESESVEGESTDNFNWGVRRRPLSEGEEREPSLRQFEESLSEKTQSSSKHTSRRGVAEESSDDEAGSESPLDEVPGGSGAGQEANNIPGMFPPSSLSLIPSRTRHDSSTRSDTSGSSAGDLGDVTPCNASPNLSALMPFRQVVRDDAEEIWRQQIQNLITQSLYNTLDFFQLLSRILRDVSGKSVTLTREASALLCNGSAAATQLGSHLSSHAELLSSKAEPPLIWFSIAIFANQRLNESLRFGMLEIQEHLETFLDKKDHATECLEAAKAAAKLHALGGGHTTEAGLEEMLLDLGKALYKLHLQLLLLIEASNKMLGTLMSAAKNVQIPLQDMSVEIANMKIALSRALEESTESERGTPTPTPSPSPLPGTGAVEEVARVAELLRNARWCPALEAVRLHRAQWPGDPFHDDDDVTTAVNMYCRYLGQDRSDIFVVTRKSDEMLEIFSRLMESLFQVLAAVTGLETSTKAARSQHDHPSNSKSDC, encoded by the exons ATGTTGCCTAAAGATAAGGCATACATAGACAATATGACTGAAG ggGGAGAAACACAACCAACTCCAGGGAATGAAGCACAGCCTG aAGCTTCTGAACCCAGAGCCTTACATGGCGAGGGGTTATATGAAACAACAGCAGAATCTTCTTCTCAAAGTGTACCTGAACCCAATCAAGATTTACTTACTGTTCATGGAGCAACACAAGGAGAAAGTAGCGATGCTGTTAGCATACATACTGCCAGTACTTCGGTTTCTGGCAATG AATCAAGTTCCAgtagagtgagtgcaataactgtTGTATTACCTTGGGGTGCTCAAAAGGAAACTGTGAAACCACAGCAACTAGGAGATATGGATCTCAGACCTGGAGAATTTGTAATGCGCACTTTATTTGCAGAGTTTACCTCGCAAGCAGAGAAAAAGATGGAAGCAGTAATGACAGAACAT GAAAAGCCACTTTCAAAAGTTTTACAAAGAGGAGAGGATCTACAATTTGATCAGCTTCTATCTGCATTTGGTTCAGTTGCGGAACATTGTTTGCCTTCTATTTTAAGAGCATTGTTTAATTGGTACGAACGTCAATTAGTTGATCAGGGTAGTGATCAAAAGAAACCTGCTCCTGGTAAAGAAGATCAGAAAGGAAAAAG TATTATGTACACAATAGTATCAGGAAGTGTTGAAACAGTTGAAAGAAGTGAAGCAGATTTACTTCAAGAGCGAAGAGATCTTGCAGtcgaatttatattttgtttaatgttGATAGAAGTTTTGCGTCAGTTACCATTTCATCCTGGCCATGAAGATTTAGTTACTTACATAGAAAATATTGCattcaaacattttaaatacAGAGAAGG CATCCAAAATGAACCAAATGCAgcaaatattcatattattgcTGATCTTTATGCAGAAGTAATTGGAGTTCTTGCACAGTCTAGATTTATGTCAGTTAGAAAACGTTTCATGATCGAGTTAAAAGAATTACGCGCTAAGGAACCTGGACCTCATACTACGCAAAGTATAATATCGTTATTAATGGGAATGAAATTTTTCAGAGTAAAG ATGGTACCAATAGAAGAATTTGAAGCCTCGTTTCAGTTCATGCAAGAATGTGCACAGTATTTTTTAGAAGTAAAAGATAAAGATGTCAAACATGCTTTGGCTGGTCTTTTTGTTGAGATACTTGTCCCTGTTGCTGCT GCCGTAAAGAATGAAGTTAATGTACCTTGTctaaaaaattttgtagaaatgTTGTACTCTACCACGTTAGATATGTGTACAAAGTCAAAGCATAGACTTGCTCTTTTTCCTCTTGTAACATGTTTATTATGCGTGAGTCAGAAAACATTTTTTCTACAAAACTGGCATTATTTTTTAGCAATGTGTCTTTCTCATTTGAAGAACCGTGATCCCAAAATGTGTCGTGTTGCACTAG AGGCATTGTATCGTTTGCTGTGGGTGTACATGATACGTATTAAGTGCGAAAGCAATTCAGCTACTCAAAGTAGATTACAAAGCATAGTAAACTCTTTGTTTCCTAAAGGGTCAAAGGCAGTAGTGCCACGTGATACTCCATTGAATATTTTCGTGAAAATCATTCAATTCATTGCACAGGAAAGATTAGATTTTGCTATGCGTGAAATAGTATTCGATTTATTATCCGTGGGCCgaccagtaaaaataattttaactcctGAACGTATGAGTATTGGACTTCGCGCTTTTTTGGTTGTGGCTGATAGTTTGCAACAAAAGGAAGGAGAACCTCCTATGCCTCGTACAATGGGCGTACTACCTAGCGGCAATACTATGCGCGTTAAAAAGACATTTCTGAACAAA aTGTTGACAGAAGACACAGCAAGAAGTATAGGAATGTCTTCATATTTCCCACATGTTCGGCGAGTATTCGTGGATATATTACGTGCATTAGATGTTCACTATGGAAGACCTCTTATGATGACGAGTACGCAAAACATGAACAAAGAACCGGATGAAATGATCACCGGAGAACGAAAACCAAGAATAGATCTTTTTCGGACTTGTGTCGCCGCAGTTCCTCGTTTAATACCTGATGGAATGACTGGTGCTGAATTAGTAGACTTATTGTCCCGTTTAACTGTTCACATGGATGAGGAACTTCGCGGATTAGCATATCAAAGTTTACAGACTTTGGTGCTAGATTTCCCTGATTGGAGACAAGATGTTGTCCTTGGGTTTACTCAGTTCCTTGCCAGAGATGTTCAAGATACTTTTCCGCAGCTGGTGGACAATGGTTTAAGAATGCTTCTGCAGCTTTTAACAAGTTGGAAAAATTCACTAACAAGCCCCAGCATAAGATCTAAAGAGCAATCAGATAACACGAGAACAATTACTCGTACCGACGGTAACATTAAGAAAAGTGAATCAGGACAAAAGATAGAACCTATTTCCAGTGTTTTTCATTTGGTGGAAGGCTTTGCATTGGTCATGCTTTGTAATTGTCGATTATACCCTCGAAGAATAGCCGTTCACATATTGCGTGAGGTTAAACATTTATTGAAAGCATTAG GAGGTATGGAAGACGATCAATCTGTAATTGACGTAATAGATGCTTGTTGTCCAGTAGTTTTGGAGAAATGTTACCATATGTTGCCACCTGCAGAAAAAGCAGCAGCAGCTTCTACTTCTAACGTTGATCTTCAATGGATAGCTGAAAGAAGTAGTTGTGTGTGGACAGCAG GTCTTCACGAAGATACGAGCACGAAAAGCTCTTCTTCCCTAAATTTGAACGGAGCAGATCCTTGGGGCAGTTGCCTGTTTGCATTTCTGGAGAAGGACAGAGTACTCACACTGTGCCCAACCGCAATTGCTCACTCATGGCCTATCGTTTTTACCCGAATAAATTCGCTATTTTCAGTAATCGATCCTAC ACCTGTCAATGACAATAGAGCTTCCCTCTTAAGAAGTTCAACGGCAGTCAGAAAACCTGTGAATGAGAGGGACATGTACATGCACGTTTGGAAAAATTACTTGACTTTTGGATACAGAGTCGTTCCTCCAGTACCGAGTCCCGTTGTACGGTGCGCCAGTCCAGATCTCAGCCTCAG TGGTCAGCATACGGTGGAGTTTGGTGTGTTGTGCATGAGTAAGGAGTTGAGTCAGAGCCTGGAGAATCTCGGTGGGGCACAGACCCTACCGGGTCGCTTCTCCGTTCCGTCCATTTCCGGCATCTACACCAGGCATAAGCGGACCAG TTCGTCACCTGATAGTCTTTCCGCCGAACGGGGTGATAACAAGTCACCTGGCACGAATGCAAGCCCCGCAGCTTTATACAAATTAACGGTACCTCTACTAAGGTGCGAGGTAGTGGATGTCAGGGATGCTGCTGTACAAGCGATCGGCAAAGTAAATGCTGATGCTCTAAA AGACTTGATGGAAGAATTAGTTCCTTATATCCGTGAAGCGGTTGACCGTAAGCAAGAAAATATGAGACGTCGAAGACGAAGAGATGCATTGAGATTGCAGCTTGTAAGAGTATTAGAATTAATCGCTGAGTATGGAACGTTTGGTATTTG TCCTGCAGTGTTAGATCGCGAAACGCAATCGCTTCATCCAACGTTCGTTGAATACATCGACGGTGCACGTTTGTATTTAGAGAACGAAACCGACAAAGAGGCACCCGCTGTTCGcgatattaaattacatttctGCAACTTTATTAGAAAGATGATCAAAAGTTTTTCCT TGGAAACATGTCATACGTTGCTGAAGAGAGACTTGAGACGGAATTTGTTCATGTTGTTCGCCAGTTGGGCAGGTCCCTATGGACGACCATTGGCGACCACATCTTCACTACACGAAGAAGAAAAATCTTGTACAGAGTTACAGCTTTCAGCGTTGCAAGCTATGAGCGGACTACTGTGTTGTGGTCCTTGCTTCAATCCTCAATCGCTTTCAGAAGAAGGAGCAATATTATATCAGTGGTTAGACTTACTGTTAGCCAGCAAGGACGAAAAA atttatgCCCTTGCTAGAGAAACAGTAGTGTTACTATTGGAATGTAACCCTGATATCGGAACGCTTCTCGATTGGGTGGTCGACCGTTGTTACACGGGAGCTCCGCAAGTAGCCGATGGTTGTTTCCTCGCCTTGGCAACAATTTTTAGTGCAAG AGAGTACCCCTGTGACCATTACACGAGCATCATCAACGTTACCCTAATGAGTACAGGTTGTCCACGTGCTCCAGTTCACGACGCGGCGCTCCAACTTCTTCAACTGCTGGACCAAAGATTCTTCGGGAACGTGGGTCCTCTTCCGGCTGCGGAACCCGAGACCA GTCAAGATGATCCTGTGGGCGGCTCATCAACCACGGCCACATCAGCCGCAGGACAACAAAGTAATCCCATCGGTGGAATGTCCTCAAGTGGAACAATTAGGGGTGGTACTCTTGATGTGCTTCTATCAACCACGTATTGTCGCAATCAAATGTATCTTTCTCGTCAACTCGCACAGCTACATCCAGAGCTAACTATGCCCATGTTCAGTG AAATCACACACAGATTCCAAACAGCTAGGAGGGAGGTCCGACAACTATTACTTCAATATTTATTGCCTTGgttgcataatatggaattGGTGGATCCTAACGTACCTCCACCCTCTAATCCATTGAGTTATTATCAG TACTATGCAAGCGATATGTCGCGTGGCGGAGCTCGCAGAGAGGGGTGGGGTAGCGCGGAGGCAACAGAAATGGTGTTAAATAACTTGTTCTACATAACTGCTAAG TTCTCTGATGAGCATCCCAAAGAGACAGAAGAGCTTTGGGCCACTCTGTGCGGTTGTTGGCCTAACAATCTGAAAGTAATTATTCGCTACTTGATAATCGTCTCAGGAATGGCACCACAGGAATTGCTTCCATAT GCAAAACGTGTAGTTTTGTATTTGGCCAGAGCCCGACCGGATCGTTTAGTGGATGAAATGATGACCGAACTGCAGACAGTCGAAACATTGAACTGTCTGATCGAAAGGACTGAAACACCACCTTTTTACAGATTGACTAGTATGAGAAAAGCTTCATCGCACAGTGATGCCCCTGCAGCAGATCCTGCTAATCCTCCGCGAGATCTGGGCGTTGAAAAAGGTACCATTCATACCAAAAGGCATTCAGGAGAGGATCCCGTTAAAACCGG TTCGAAATCTGACACCGCACTGCGAGCACTCGCTGGATTTCAAACCCCAAGGGCAGAAAAAACAAGGACTGCGAGCGGCCCGCCAGTTCTTCCGGACGATTTGTCCACTCCTACGACCGAAGCCGAA TTGACCACGGACGAATCTTGTTATGGAGGACGTAACGGACCCGTGGGAGTAAATGGAAAGATGTCCTGCAGCGGTGAAAAGTTTGATATTCCTCAACCGCATCCTTTACCGATGCCTGAATACGGCGGATACTTTGCTCCTCTTACGGAATATCTTCCGGATAGTTCGCAACCCATAAGTGGATTTCATAG atgcAACATCGCTGTGATGCTGCTTACCGACGTCGTCGTGGACGGCATACAACTTGACTGGGCAATCCATGTCCCTCTAATGTTACATATAGTTTTCCTTGGCTTGGATCATTCAAGACCTCTCGTAAGGGATCACTGTCGTTGTCTTTTGTTAAATCTATTGGTTGTCCTTGGAGATCATCGAGATCATCTTGGCGTAGCGCGGGTACTGTTGGCATCAAAAACAGAACAGTTGGGTTTAGGTCTTTCAACTCCAGCTTTGCCAATACTCGAACATAATTTCACCGAGGTTGATCCAGAGTTTGACAGTTACCTCTATGGTCCGCCGCCAGCACCACCTCCTACGACACCCCCTCCCTCATCTTCGCCTCCGCCACCTTCCTCTTCCCCTCCTCCACCACCTCCGCCTCCGCCACCGCCTCCtccaccaccgccaccaccaGAATCATCTATATTTAATACAGCGCCTCCGCCACCTCCgcctcctcctcctccaccaCCGCTTCCGTCTTCTAATAGCGGAACTCCTACTCATTCACCTGTTCCTAATGCAACGTCCACTCCTCCAATATCAATGAATCATGTGAATCAATCAGTCATGGACAGCAATAAAGATTATTCGAATTCTCATGCATATG AATCGGCAACGTGCAACAATTGGCCACAAACGACGGGATCATCCACTACAGTGCCTCCTGTTATTGTTACACCGGAAGATGCAAACAACTGGGTTGGGCCTCAACCAGGTCCAAACATGCCAATCCAGGATGTGATCAAATCTTTAATCAATTTCCTAGCGTCTAG GATTAATCAACCATTGTggaattatgaagatatgactGCCAAAGTATGGTGGGTTCGCAGTGCTGAGCAATTAACAGTATTATTGCGACATGTATTGCGAGTCTTCAGAGATTCCTTGCCCCATGCATTGGTCAGTCAACGATGGGCACAAACCGCGTTACAATTAGGCTTGTCTTGTTCGTCCAGGCACTATGCAGGAAGATCTCTTCAAGTATTCAGGGCATTACGAGTTCCTATTACATCTCGAATGTTATCTGATATTTTATCTAGACTGGTAGAGACTGTCGCTGAACAAGGAGAAGACATGCag GGCTACGTGACAGAATTATTACTGACACTTGAAGCAGCCGTTGATTCATTAGAGTCTGACTTCCGACCTCTAGATTTCATGAAAGAGATATTTAAATCCACTCCAAACTTGAACAATAAAGATCCAGCCGCGGGTGGTTTGGTTGGTGGAAAACGAAGTCCGGGCGGTGGAAACGGATACCCAGCAGGTCCACACATGTTTTCTCATTTAAATCAGGGTGGTCATACAAGAAGTACCAGCTACTCGGTTAGTTATTGCATGAAGAAGTCAAGCGGTGGTAATTCTGCGGCAAGCGAAATAAAAG AATTGGATACCAGATGtaacaaatatccaaattctaacCTGTCTCGGTCAAGATCAGCTCAGTCTTTGAAATTGCTAGGTGACTCAGCGACGCAAGACGACAAAATGACTATTTTAGCACAACTATTTTGGCTATCGGTATCGTTGCTCGAGTCTGACTACGAGCACGAATTTTTATTGGCATTAAGGTTGCTTAGTCGAGTACTGCATAGATTGCCACTCGATCGACCAGATGCTAGAGACAAAGTTGAGAAACTGCAACAACAGTTAAGATGGAATTCATTCCCTGGTGTGCATGCATTATTATTGAAAGGTTGTACCAGCCCAAACACCTACGAACAAGTTGTAACGCTGTTGTCTCAGTTCACCCCATTATTGGATTTACCGGTAGTTGACCCTACTCAGAGTCTCGCATTTCCAATGAACGTTGTATCGCTACTTCCTTACATGCTTCTAAACTACGAGGACGCTAATGAATTATGTATCAGGAGCGCCGAAAATATTGCACAA GTAAGTGCTGAGAAGGGAAAGAAACTGGAGAATTTAGGCACAGTAATGACACTATACAGCCGACGTACCTTCAGTAAAGAAAGCTTTCAATGGACAAAATGTGTGGTCAAATATTTGTATGACACATATGCTCATCTCAGCTTCAACATGCTTGCGTTTCTGGTCGAAGTACTTGAAAAGGGTCCAGGAAGCGTTGCGTTACCTGTGCTTAGTATTATACATTGCATGTTGCATTACGTTGATCTAGCCTCACAAGCAGCCCAACCGATCAACACAGAACTTCTGCGAGTAATTTCCAAATACGTCGAG GGTCCTCATTGGAAGGAAGCCCTTAAAATTTTAAAGCTCGTAGTCACGAGATCGTCAACGTTAGTAGCACCACCTACATCTGTGCACGGTTCATCCTGGGAATCTTCAATAGCATCTCCGCATCCAAGCTTCACCGATACCGAAATCTTTACCAAAAAAGAATTGCCCG GAAGGACCATGGATTTCACGTTCGACTTATCTCAGACACCGGTAATTGGTAGACGATGGTTGATACGACAAGGTGTTGAAGAAAAGTCACTTGCTTCTCCCCGATGTTCACTGTCTCTATCACCAGCAGATAGCAACGCTGTTTCAGGTTGGAAACGACCATGGATGTCACAG GGCCGAGTCCGTGAATGCTTGGTGAACCTTCTAACAACATGTGGACAACGCGTTGGTCTACCAAAGAGCCCATCT GATGAACACATTAGTTCAATGACATTATATAGCAAG GTTATATTCAGTCAAAGTTCAGATTTAATGGAAAGACAGTCATCCATGGCATCGTCGACGGAGGAAGTTTCTGGTGCGAATAATGACTTGAGTGGAGGCTCCAGAAGGGATGACGAACAATTTGGCGTGTTCAAAGACTTCGATTTCCTTGAATATGAAAGCGAAAGCGTTGAG GGTGAGAGTACTGACAATTTCAACTGGGGAGTAAGACGACGACCTCTTAGCGAGGGAGAAGAAAGAGAACCAAGTTTGAGGCAATTTGAGGAAAGTTTAAGCGAGAAAACTCAGTCATCCAGCAAACACACTAGTCGG CGTGGTGTTGCGGAAGAATCATCTGACGACGAAGCCGGTTCAGAATCACCTTTGGACGAAGTCCCCGGTGGGTCAGGAGCGGGGCAAGAAGCGAACAATATTCCTGGAATGTTCCCACCATCCTCTCTTTCCCTCATACCTAGCCGTACGCGCCATGATTCTTCAACAAGGTCTGACACATC TGGCTCTAGCGCGGGAGATTTAGGGGACGTAACGCCTTGTAACGCATCGCCAAACCTCTCGGCACTAATGCCTTTCAGACAAGTTGTGCGGGACGACGCGGAAGAAATCTGGCGACAACAAATTCAGAATCTGATCACGCAATCTCTGTACAACACTTTAGACTTTTTCCAATTATTGAGCAGAATTCTAAGG gATGTAAGCGGTAAATCCGTCACTCTTACACGAGAAGCCAGTGCCTTATTGTGTAATGGCAGCGCTGCCGCCACTCAATTAGGCTCTCATTTATCTAGTCACGCCGAATTACTTAGTTCAAAAGCTGAACCGCCTTTGATTTGGTTTTCCATTGCTATCTTTGCTAATCAGAGATTAAATGAATCTCTGcgttttggaatgttggaaatcCAAGAGCATCTTGAAACGTTCCTCGATAAGAAGGATCACGCTACTGAA tGTCTGGAAGCGGCTAAAGCAGCAGCAAAGCTCCATGCATTGGGTGGTGGTCATACCACAGAGGCAGGTCTTGAAGAGATGCTCTTAGATTTAGGCAAAGCGCTTTATAAACTTCACCTACAACTGCTACTCTTAATCGAGGCTTCGAATAAAATGTTAGGCACTCTCATGAGCGCTGCGAAAAACGTACAAATTCCACTTCAGGACATGTCCGTGGAGATTGCGAATATGAAGATCGCTCTGAGTAGAGCGCTCGAGGAAAGCACAGAAAGTGAGAGGGGCACACCAACCCCAACACCTAGTCCTAGTCCTTTACCCGGCACTGGTGCTGTCGAAGAAGTTGCCAGAGTCGCAGAATTACTTAGAAACGCACGTTGGTGTCCCGCTCTTGAAGCTGTAAGACTGCACAGAGCACAGTGGCCGGGAGATCCGTTCCATGATGACGATGACGTAACGACTGCTGTTAATATGTACTGCAGATACTTAGGACAAGATAGATCTG ATATTTTTGTGGTTACACGAAAATCTGACGAAATGTTGGAGATATTTAGTAGACTAATGGAAAGTTTGTTCCAAGTTTTGGCGGCTGTAACCGGCCTAGAAACGTCTACGAAAGCAGCTCGGTCTCAACACGATCATCCTAGCAACTCGAAAAGTGA